Proteins from a single region of Sandaracinaceae bacterium:
- a CDS encoding molybdopterin-dependent oxidoreductase, whose amino-acid sequence MTETHHTFCRICESLCGLEVTTDAGRVVQIRPDKQHVATDGYGCVKGLKQHKMYDSPDRLKYPLKRVGGRFERISWEQALSEIGAKVQQLRGIHPDSIAMYVGTAAGFGVLHPVFAAGFMQGLGSGSMYASATQDCANKFAVSKQLYGFPFSLSFPDIDRTECLIIVGANPAISKWSFLQVSNPIKRLRAMEERGAKLYVVDPRRTETARVAGEYVGIRPNTDVFFYLSFLNELLAQGGVDRERVERFTKRFDKLVAIADGWTPERTETVTHVPAAKLREMVTAYRTAKGAALYCSTGVNMGTHGSLAFWLQEAINAISGNLDRRGGTLVGEGVFDFAAFGKRTRMFLSGHKGRVGEFEAVNDALPGGVLADEILTPGDRQVRALFVTGGNPLITMSNANRLRDAFTKLELLVCLDIQMSETAHLANYVLPCTSPLQRPDLPFIFPLLLGMQSRPYLQATSAVLPPEGEQRDEATIYTQLAQACGISLFRGKPLQMLLEASIRRQQRKHPELQPAIPQERILDLLLRASREGSFEALLAKTHGQERPEHRPGSFLGKRVIHEDGRMDLAPPSLITEAKKLSATFEREHAQRHELKLITKRAITTHNSWTHNIEDFVEGGTNYLYMHPDDAAARGLEAGDMVDVRTKTAAVRVPLQLLSELLPGVCALPHGWGHQHAKGMSVASRTRGVNVNVLAADGADQLERVSGMAHLTGFVVEVTKAAGPQDVESWSGLPEDRFHAAQLAL is encoded by the coding sequence CCTTCTGCCGCATCTGCGAGTCCCTCTGCGGCCTCGAGGTCACCACCGACGCCGGCCGCGTCGTGCAGATTCGCCCCGACAAGCAGCACGTCGCCACCGACGGATACGGCTGTGTCAAAGGGCTGAAGCAACACAAGATGTACGACTCGCCCGACCGCTTGAAGTACCCGCTCAAGCGCGTGGGCGGGCGCTTCGAGCGCATCTCGTGGGAGCAGGCGTTGTCCGAGATCGGCGCGAAGGTGCAGCAGCTGCGCGGCATCCACCCGGACAGCATCGCCATGTACGTCGGCACCGCGGCCGGCTTCGGCGTGCTGCACCCGGTGTTCGCGGCGGGCTTCATGCAGGGGCTCGGCTCGGGCAGCATGTACGCGTCCGCGACGCAGGACTGCGCCAACAAGTTCGCGGTCAGCAAGCAGCTCTACGGGTTCCCCTTCAGCCTCAGCTTCCCGGACATCGACCGCACCGAGTGCCTCATCATCGTGGGCGCCAACCCCGCCATCTCCAAGTGGTCGTTCCTCCAGGTGAGCAACCCCATCAAGCGCCTGCGCGCCATGGAGGAGCGGGGGGCGAAGCTCTACGTGGTGGACCCGCGTCGCACGGAGACCGCGCGCGTGGCGGGCGAGTACGTGGGCATCCGGCCCAACACGGACGTGTTCTTCTACCTCTCGTTCCTCAACGAGCTGCTCGCCCAGGGCGGGGTCGACCGCGAGCGCGTCGAGCGCTTCACGAAGCGCTTCGATAAGCTGGTGGCCATCGCGGACGGCTGGACGCCCGAGCGCACGGAGACCGTCACGCACGTGCCCGCCGCCAAGCTGCGCGAGATGGTCACGGCCTACCGCACGGCGAAGGGCGCCGCGCTCTACTGCTCCACGGGCGTCAACATGGGGACGCACGGCTCGCTGGCCTTCTGGCTGCAAGAGGCCATCAACGCCATCAGCGGCAACCTCGACCGGCGCGGCGGCACGCTCGTGGGCGAGGGGGTCTTCGACTTCGCGGCCTTCGGCAAGCGCACGCGCATGTTCCTGAGCGGTCACAAGGGCCGCGTCGGGGAGTTCGAGGCCGTGAACGACGCGCTCCCTGGCGGTGTGCTGGCGGACGAAATCCTCACGCCCGGCGACCGGCAGGTGCGCGCGCTGTTCGTCACGGGGGGCAACCCGCTCATCACCATGAGCAACGCCAACCGCCTGCGCGACGCCTTCACCAAGCTCGAGCTGCTGGTGTGCCTGGACATCCAGATGAGCGAGACGGCGCACCTCGCCAACTACGTGCTGCCCTGCACCTCGCCGCTGCAGCGTCCGGACCTGCCCTTCATCTTCCCACTGCTGCTCGGCATGCAGTCCCGGCCCTACCTGCAAGCCACAAGCGCGGTGTTGCCGCCCGAGGGCGAGCAGCGCGACGAGGCCACCATCTACACGCAGCTCGCGCAGGCGTGCGGGATCAGCCTGTTCCGCGGCAAGCCGCTCCAGATGCTGCTGGAGGCGAGCATCCGTCGTCAGCAACGCAAGCACCCGGAGCTCCAGCCCGCCATCCCGCAGGAGCGCATCCTGGACCTACTGCTGCGCGCCAGCCGCGAGGGCAGCTTCGAGGCCCTCCTCGCGAAGACGCACGGCCAAGAGCGGCCGGAGCACCGCCCCGGCTCGTTCCTGGGCAAGCGGGTCATCCACGAGGACGGCCGCATGGACCTCGCGCCTCCCTCACTCATCACCGAGGCGAAGAAGCTGTCGGCCACGTTCGAACGTGAGCACGCGCAGCGCCATGAGCTCAAGCTCATCACCAAGCGCGCCATCACCACCCACAACAGCTGGACTCACAACATCGAGGACTTCGTGGAGGGCGGCACCAACTACCTGTACATGCACCCGGACGACGCGGCTGCGCGCGGCTTGGAGGCGGGTGACATGGTGGACGTGAGGACGAAGACCGCCGCCGTGCGGGTCCCGCTGCAGCTCCTGTCGGAGCTGCTCCCGGGCGTGTGCGCGCTGCCCCACGGCTGGGGTCACCAGCACGCCAAGGGCATGTCCGTGGCGAGCCGCACGCGCGGCGTGAACGTCAACGTGCTCGCGGCCGATGGCGCCGACCAACTGGAGCGCGTCTCCGGGATGGCGCATCTGACAGGCTTCGTGGTCGAGGTGACCAAGGCGGCCGGCCCGCAAGACGTGGAGAGCTGGAGCGGGCTCCCCGAGGACCGCTTCCACGCCGCGCAGCTCGCCCTGTAG